Proteins from a single region of Mytilus trossulus isolate FHL-02 chromosome 2, PNRI_Mtr1.1.1.hap1, whole genome shotgun sequence:
- the LOC134708254 gene encoding uncharacterized protein LOC134708254 isoform X2 produces MTGLVEMASVPPWKLGLSNCNGDFEEFNEIDRNHSDNNIHMNEMLDIPTWKRELMSKKTKNVIQESKKTCVFDSSSISPVIDTNSNGIKSPNEPSKFEEKVNNVYPVKSDTSTSSVISSNSKMGTNAKSYEEKDYKDEPIRNSIEISHLKHVHSNPFFERLGVDHPHGHIYNDSVQSDMTNGITGDDNDTNEAYAPNSGFVDKLRLKFAKLREKSEKSNFKSSRRFASLESLVDVGKSKHDVKSTYEKAGDKNQRQHDNIKKTADYNIRTKLRSAPPPPVQRPRVSSTGSTTNDVVVAKNEQHVSSDFMKGRDDIVIIEHEVKDKPTTVKKTKDIPEAGSIHSLKEGKAKTDLPKPNTVITFRSLFEKRVTNTPKLPDFYASKFNLPKGKLPPKPAVPPRRVSQSAIETSSKIEKETIPNEKIESEFEKDISTKKSSDMIEPTPAQTVKDLSQMFKQKPDRPFESPKTKRRSPEKKAIFDSSVITPVRNGVKEDDIIISLKEDNKDLSPRSGTIDKPAHPRKKPERINRPKISPQSSVEEKSYKISKPFISSQTSIEEVKRSSKEINRDAEDKKPEDSTTLFPKRKQIFDSSFITETVSSPVAPPRVKGQKPKKQAPSIEDAEKNKTISSQSQKQTDSIKLKDGNEQEKTVNSRNVFSVEEINERNKQKQLEAEKHLQKISQKSVKVENNRQISNIPKDEDSKNNDTPTRGLPSIIANRLNKTDNNVNIGKGIIPLSSAKDESSEEEEEPRLVKPSHLRSIKSSSPNVPNKNNEENSSETLNFKNVLKSSKNNQVPRTNIDDLIGGRKNKKPSAVFDSSNIAVSPATNGVPPLNLSDLVNDKPLGHPYQEGYIATKIAPCNYVFEGAGVKLKTTPLVKRRMDKGKIKFHEDPRLHEYQSEGAALHDYLAQNPHEEVEAKKQHEETTVTMSLGGSLGDESSDDVDEPTTPREDGTIKSNTPLGGLSAVKGSAKMKTVN; encoded by the coding sequence ATGACAGGCCTCGTCGAAATGGCTTCCGTTCCGCCATGGAAGCTCGGTTTATCAAATTGTAATGGGGATTTTGAGGAGTTTAATGAAATAGATAGAAATCATTCCGACAACAACATTCACATGAACGAAATGCTTGACATTCCAACCTGGAAACGAGAATTGATgtcaaagaaaactaaaaatgtgATCCAAGAAAGTAAGAAAACTTGTGTTTTTGATTCTTCTTCCATTTCGCCGGTTATTGACACCAATAGTAATGGTATTAAATCCCCAAATGAACCTTCAAAGTTTGAGGAAAAGGTTAATAATGTCTATCCTGTAAAATCGGATACAAGTACTAGTAGTGTGATTTCCTCCAACTCTAAAATGGGCACAAATGCTAAATCTTATGAGGAAAAGGATTATAAGGATGAACCAATAAGAAATAGTATCGAAATATCACATCTGAAACACGTTCATAGTAATCCATTTTTTGAGAGACTTGGAGTTGATCATCCACACGGCCATATATATAATGACAGTGTTCAAAGTGACATGACCAATGGAATTACAGGCGATGATAATGATACGAATGAAGCATATGCTCCAAATTCAGGTTTTGTTGATAAATTGCGTCTAAAATTTGCCAAATTGAGGGAGAAGTCGGAGAAGAGTAATTTCAAATCATCACGACGGTTTGCCAGTTTAGAGAGTTTGGTCGATGTTGGAAAATCAAAGCATGATGTAAAATCAACATATGAGAAAGCTGGTGATAAAAATCAAAGGCAGCatgataacattaaaaaaacagcTGACTATAATATTAGAACTAAACTGAGGAGTGCTCCTCCTCCTCCAGTGCAACGGCCGCGGGTATCAAGTACAGGGTCGACAACAAATGATGTTGTAGTTGCAAAAAATGAACAACATGTGTCATCAGATTTTATGAAAGGAAGGGATGATATAGTTATCATTGAGCATGAAGTGAAAGATAAACCTACCACGGtgaaaaaaactaaagataTTCCGGAAGCTGGCAGTATACATTCCCTCAAAGAAGGAAAAGCAAAAACTGACTTGCCGAAACCTAATACTGTGATAACATTCAGATCTCTGTTTGAGAAAAGAGTGACAAATACTCCAAAACTGCCCGATTTTTATgcatcaaaatttaatttaccCAAAGGAAAACTGCCACCTAAACCAGCTGTCCCTCCAAGAAGGGTCTCTCAATCAGCTATTGAAACATCCtcaaaaatagaaaaggaaACAATTCCTAATGAAAAAATAGAAAGCgaatttgaaaaagatatttctacAAAGAAATCTTCAGACATGATTGAGCCAACTCCTGCACAAACTGTGAAAGACTTATCTCAGATGTTTAAACAAAAGCCCGATCGCCCATTTGAGTCTCCAAAAACAAAGCGAAGGTCTCCagaaaaaaaagcaatatttGATTCAAGTGTTATTACTCCTGTCAGGAATGGAGTCAAAGAAGATGAtataataatatcattaaaaGAAGATAATAAAGATTTATCTCCAAGATCAGGTACCATTGATAAGCCTGCTCATCCAAGAAAGAAACCAGAGAGAATAAATAGACCCAAAATATCACCCCAATCATCTGTGGAAGAGAAGTCATATAAAATAAGTAAGCCTTTTATATCATCTCAGACTTCAATAGAAGAAGTTAAGAGATCAAGTAAGGAGATAAACCGAGATGCAGAGGATAAAAAACCTGAAGATTCTACAACATTATTCcccaaaagaaaacaaatatttgattcaTCTTTCATCACAGAAACTGTCTCTTCACCTGTAGCACCACCAAGGGTCAAAGGTCAGAAACCAAAGAAACAAGCACCCAGTATAGAGGATgccgaaaaaaataaaacaatttcatcACAATCACAAAAACAAACGGACAGTATAAAACTGAAAGATGGAAATGAACAAGAAAAGACTGTCAATTCAAGGAATGTCTTTTCTGTTGAAGAAATTAATGAACGAAATAAACAAAAGCAGTTGGAAGCTGAAAAACATTTGCAGAAAATTTCACAGAAATCAGTGAAAGTTGAAAATAACAGACAGATTTCAAATATTCCAAAAGATGAAGACAGCAAAAATAATGATACTCCAACAAGGGGATTGCCATCAATAATAGCAAATAGACTTAACAAAACAGACAACAATGTAAATATAGGAAAAGGAATTATTCCACTTTCTAGTGCTAAAGACGAAAGTtctgaagaagaagaagaaccAAGACTTGTAAAACCTAGTCATCTACGTTCAATAAAATCATCTTCACCTAATGtgccaaataaaaacaatgaagaaaacagctcagaaactttgaattttaaaaatgttcttaaATCATCTAAAAACAATCAAGTGCCACGAACAAACATTGATGATTTAATAGGTGGTCGAAAGAATAAAAAGCCATCTGCTGTGTTCGACTCTAGCAATATAGCTGTATCACCGGCCACCAATGGTGTTCCtccattaaatctgtcagaTTTAGTCAACGATAAACCATTAGGTCACCCATATCAAGAAGGATACATTGCAACGAAAATTGCACCTTGTAATTATGTGTTTGAGGGAGCTGGCGTTAAGTTAAAAACAACTCCATTGGTGAAAAGAAGAATGGATAAG